In Bacillus kexueae, the following proteins share a genomic window:
- a CDS encoding YrhC family protein, whose product MNKKQIRELMMDFKQYAIVLLAIGTFLYIGMVIPDEYVSRSSMEEYALLGATTLLFIFSILCFSRSLKYKKQLENMDE is encoded by the coding sequence GTGAACAAAAAGCAAATTCGAGAACTCATGATGGACTTTAAGCAATATGCTATTGTCTTGTTAGCAATTGGAACGTTTTTGTACATTGGGATGGTTATCCCTGATGAATACGTCAGTCGCTCATCGATGGAAGAATATGCTTTATTAGGGGCCACTACTCTTTTATTCATTTTTTCGATCTTATGTTTTTCTCGATCATTGAAATATAAAAAGCAACTGGAAAATATGGATGAGTAA
- a CDS encoding YrzI family small protein, whose product MTINLFFILIHIEKRKKSLEEIEHEQYVEQLMEEVKNRQFKLYRGI is encoded by the coding sequence ATGACGATTAATTTGTTTTTCATTCTCATTCACATTGAAAAACGAAAAAAATCCTTAGAAGAAATTGAGCATGAACAATATGTAGAACAATTGATGGAAGAAGTTAAAAACCGTCAATTTAAGCTGTACAGAGGCATTTGA